CGGCTTGGTCAGGTACCGCTCGATGTACGTCCCTGTCGGCACGGTGGGCGGCAGGCCGCGGTAGAGCTCGGCGAGCCGGGCGCTCGACTCGGGATGCGTGGCGGCCACGTAGTCCGTGACCGCGTCGTATACCTCGGGCCCGGTCCAGGCGATGTCGTCGCCCATGAAGCGGACGGGGTCGTCGGGATGGCGGACGTTGTACGCCCGCATCCACTCCACGAGCCGCAGATAGTCGGTGTTGTTCCACCACAGGTAGTCGCGCTGGAACTCGTCGCGCATGATGCGGCGGGGGTCGCCCTCGCCGTGCACCACGTAGTCGTCGAGGCGCAGGCCGGTGCTCCAGGGGGCCTCCAGGGCGAAGGTGCGAAAGCCCTTCTCCTCGACGAGGTGGCGGAAGACGCGGTCCTTGAGGGCGAAGAAGTCGTGGGAGCCGTGGGTGGCCTCGCCCAGGCCGACGACGTCGGCGTCGCCGACCATCCGGTCCAGGGCGCGCAGGTCGCCGCTGTCGCCGTCCGGTTCGACGGTCCTGAGCGGGTGGGCCGCGCGGTCGAGGGCCTCGACGACGGCCGGGGTGGGTGAGGGGGTCGCCGCCGTGGCCGGGCCGGCGGCCACGGCGGTGGTACCGGGGGTGAGGAGCAGGGTCAGGAGTGCTCCGGTCCGTTGCCATGTCATGATCCAAGGCTTTCGTCCCGCAGCGGCGGGGGCCATCCGGCTGTCCGCAGAAAAGGGGTGCGGACAACCACGGGGCGAGGGCTGGGGTTTTCCTCAGGAACAGCCCGCCCCGCTCTCCTGCCGTACCGGAATGACCATCTACGCTTCCTTGCGGACAGTCGCGGACAGTCACGGTCCTCAATGAGTACCTTCGGTCCATCTGTGGAAGGGACAGCCCGAGGATGCGAGATGTACGTGAGGGGACGGCGTCCCTTGTGCGGTTCGTGAAGCGGCGCCGGGATCCCGTGGTGGTCCAAACGCTGCGGTCGGCGGCCGCGGCGACGATCGCGTACGTCATCGCGCTGCGTCTGAGTCCCGAGGCGGCGCCGCTGACCGCACCCCTGACCGCGCTGCTGGTCGTCCAGGTCACCTTGTTCGCCACGCTCACCAACGGCATCCGCCGGGTGAACGCCGTGGTGGCCGGCGTCCTGGTCGCCATCGCCTTCAGTCTCCTGGTCGGCCTGACCTGGTGGAGCCTCGGGCTGCTGATCGTGGCCTCGCTGGTGGTCGGGCATCTGGTGCGAGTCGACGAGTACGTGCCCGAGGTGGCGATCAGCGCGATGCTGGTCCTCGGAGTGACGACCCACGGGGACACGGCGTGGGCGCGGGTGCTGGAGACGCTGATCGGCGCGGTCGTCGGGCTCGGCTTCAATCTGCTCCTCGCGCCGCCGGTGTGGGTGGAGGAGGCCGGTGAGTCGCTGGAGGGACTGGCTCGGCGGCTGCGGCAGTTGATGCTGCGCATCGGCGAGGAGGCCGCCGGCCGCACGCCGGTCGAACAGGCCGCGGCCCGGCTGCACGAGGCGCGTCGGCTCGACCACGACATCGTCGAGGTGGACGCGGCGCTGAAGCAGGCCGAGGACAGTCTGCGGCTCAATCCCCGGGTGAGCGAGGGCCTGCTGCACCGGGTCGTGCTGCGTACCGGGCTGGACACGCTGGAGATCTGCACGGTGGTCCTGCGGGTACTCGCGCGTACGCTCACCGACCTCACGAAGGAGCGTGAGCCCGAGCCGCTGTTCGCGAAGGAGACGGGCGCGGCCGTGGAGCGGTTGCTGTCCGAGATCGCCGACGCGGTGGTCAGCTTCTCGGTGCTGGTCACCACACACGTCAGCCTCAACGCCGACGCGGCGGAGTCCCGGCTCGCCGCGGAGTTGCGCGCGGCGGTGGCCACCCGCGACAGGCTCGCCCCGCTGCTGCGGGAGGAGGCCGAGCGCGAGACCCGGAACTGGCATCTGCTCGGCGCCGTCCTGACCGAGGTGAACCGTATCCTCGACGAGCTCGATACCGAGCACCGCTCGCGTCGCCTGCTGGAGGAACTGGACCGCGCATCAGGGGAGCAGCGCGCGCGGATGCCGCGTCTGACCCGGCTGCGCGAACGTATGGGCGTTCAGGAGCGGCTGTGGCGGAACCGTACCGGGCTCGGCGGGCGTTCTTGGTGAGGGGATGCCGGGACAGGGCCGGCACCGGATGTGAGGGAGCGGGCCGATGACCGACACCACCGTGCGGATCGACGGGAACACACTGCGGCTGCCGGGCGGTGTGGCCGTACGGTTCGTCCGCACGCTGCGCCTGCCCGAGACGGGCACCCATCCGCTGCCACCGGGCCTCGGCGAGTTCCCCCTGCGCCGGGTCTCCGACTACCCGGACACGGTCCCCGAGCAGTGGCGGGCACGGGGCGGGGTGATGCTGCCGGTGTACCTGCGCGAGGCGATGTGGCTGAGCTTCGCGGGTACGACGGAGCCGGCCGCCCTCCAGGTCGGGGCGGGCAAGGTGTGCGCCGTCTCGGGCCTGCCGTGGAGCGGCCGGCTCTCCCGCGAGCCGCAGAACTACGTCGTCCTTCCGCGCCAGCCGTGGCTGGACGGCATCAACTCCGGCAAGGGGACGGTCCGCCAGTTCGTGGCGGTGCCGCTGGGGATGGGCGCGACCGTCGAGGGCCAGGTCACGGGCGAGGAGACCTGGGGCGGCGTACAGCTGCAGGCGTTCCGGCTGAACGACGGGGAGCTGGCCCGGTGGCGCGAGGAGGAGCGGCTGCGGGTGGAGCGGGAGAGGTCGATCACCCTGCCGCCTCCGGGGTACGGAGCCGCGATGCCCATGGCCGCCCCGGCCGGGGGCGCGGCCCCCTCGGGCCGGCCCCGTCAGGCGGCGGCCGCGATGGGCCTCGGCGTCGGCGGTTCGATGCGGCAGGAGGTCTACCGGGACGACCGGCCCCTGACGGACTGGTCCGAGCAGTCCGCCGGGCGCGTGTTCGTGCACCTGGTGACGCCTCCCGAGTGGCGCCGTATCACCGGCGAGGCTCCCCCGCCCTCGCTCGTGGACCGTGCCGCGTACACCCGCGCCGGGCTGCCCTGGTTCGACTACTACGACCAGGACGCCGAGGACCTCGCCCCCACGGACACCCTCGGGGGCGTCAAGCCGGTCGGCGAGTGGATCGGGGACGACCACGACCCCTGGGAGGCACCCTCGGCGCAGCAGGTGCAGCCGCTCAAGGACGCGCCGGGGAAGCCGGTCGAGGACGGTGACTGGTAGACATCCGGGTCCGTGTCTGTTGCGTGCTGCGCAACGCGGGGTGCCGTTGTTGCACCCCGCGGGTGATCCACGCCAAGGTGGCTGTCGCGACCGGGACGATGTGACGACCTGAGGTGTGGACATGGGCAGTGGTGGCTGGAGCAGGCGCCGGTTCGTCGGCGCCCTCGCGGGAACGGCCGCCACGGCCGCCCTGCCGGCGTGCGGTGACGCGCCGTCGGAGACGGAGCCGCCGGCGTCCGAGCCCGGTACGAGTGCCCCGCGCGCCACGACGAGTGCCCCGCGCGCCACCGGCAAGCCCTCCGGCCCCCGCCCGCTCTACCTCGGCACCTACACGTCGGTCGAGGGCGGCGGCACGGGCATCGGTCTCGCCACGTACGACGCCGAAAGCGGCCGTATCACGGGAGGCGGAACCCTCACCGGCGTCGCCGACCCGTCGTACCTCGCGCTGCGTCCGGACGGCCGCACGCTGTACGCCGTGAACGAGCAGGACGACGGTGCGGTGACCGCCGTCCGGCTGTCCGACCGCAAGATCCTCGGGAGCCGGAGCACCGGAGGCGGGGGGCCCTGCCATCTGTCCGTGCATCCGGGCGGGCGCTGGCTGCTCAGCGCCAACTACACCTCCGGCAGCGTGGCCGTGCACCCCATCGCCGCCTCCGGCGCGCTCGGCGAGCGCGCCGACCTGGTCACGCACTCCAGCCCGCCGCCCGGTCCCGGCCAGGACGGCCCGCACGCCCACCAGTTCATCACCAGCCCCGACGGCGGCCATGTCCTCGCCGTCGACCTGGGCACGGACACCGTGTACACCTACCGTCTGGACGAGAAGACCGGCAGGCTCACCGAGGTCGCTCAGGCGCACACCCGGCCGGGCGCCGGGCCGCGTCATCTCACCTTCCATCCCGGGGGCCGCCACGCCTATCTGGCCAACGAGGTCGACAACACGGTCGCGGTCTGCGGCTACGACCCGGACACCGGCCGCCTGGGCGTCGGTGAGGCCCAGTCCACGGGAACGGGATCGGGCACCAGCTACCCGGCGCAGATCCTGGTGACGTCGAACGGCGCGTACGCCTATCTCGCCAACCGGGGCCACAACAGCATCACGCGCTACGCGGTGGAGGCGGACGGCGCCCGGCTCAGGCTGCTGGACACGGTGCCGGTGGCCGGTGACTTCCCGCGCCAGATCGCCTTCTCGCCGGACGGATCGCTGCTGTTCGCGGCGAACCAGAAGTCCTCCACCGTGAGCGTGTTCCAGGTGAACACGCGCAGCGGTGAACTGCGGCTCGCGGGCGAGCCGTTCGCCTCACCCGTCGCCGTCTGTGCGCTGCCGCTGTAGGGCCCGCGGGCAGGACGCGGCGCCGGCCTGGGTGAGCAGGACGTGCATGCGCTCCGTGAGCTGGGCGACGTCGTCGGCGGGTGTGTGGAACGCCAGGCGTACGTCGCCGTGGGCACGGGCGCGTTCGATGCGCAGCGTCAGTCCGTGCCGGTCGACCGCGAGGGGCTGGACCCGGACCGCGCCGTGCAGGCTGTCGGCGTCGACGAGGCGGGTGAGCCGCTCGACGGCATCGGCGTGGCAGTCGGCGAGGTGGGTCAGCAGCCGTGCCTCCGCCGTGGCCAGCGGGTCGGGCGCGGCGGCGGCGAACTCGTCGAGGTCGACGACGACCGCACCCGACGGCGGGCGCAGCACCACGCGCGTGGCCCGGAACGCCAGGTGGCCGTCCTCGGGGACGAACCATCCGGCCATCCAGAGGCGGGCCCGGATCCGGCTGCGCACGGGGACGGGCGCCGCGTCGGCGAACTCCAGGACGCCGGACGGCTCGCCGCGGGGTGCGCAGATGGCGGCCGCGAGCAGAGTGCTGTCCTCCGGCACGTGCAGGAGCACGCGGCCGTCCTCGGCCACGGTGTGCGCGCCGACGAACTCCTCGCGGCCGCCCTCCGCGGTCACCGCGCAGGACCACGCGGCGGCGAGCACCGACCGGGCCCGCTCCGCCGCGGAAGGCGCAGCCGTCCAGCTTTGGCTGTCACCCATCCCAAAACCTCCTTAGGTAAGCCTTGCCTAACCTACAGAAGATCGGAGGCGAAGCCAACCATGAGGCGACCATGAACCCGTAATGTCAGGAGGAGATGACACCCAGCAGCGCCCGCGCACACAGGTCGCGCACCTGCTCCCGCGAGAGGTCCGAGCCCCGCAGCCACTCCAGGGAGACCGCGGTCATGAAGCCCAGCCACCCGCGGACGGCCAACTTGAGGTCGGCCCGCGCCCGGGAAACCGACCCGAACTCGGGATCGGCGGCCAGCGCCGCGAGGATCTGCCTCTCCTGCGCGGCCAGCGCCCGCTGATAGACCCTGCGTACGGTCTGGTCGCCCGCAGCATCGGCCCGGTGGAAGGCCCGGTAGCCGTGCGCGTGGGCCTGGACGTACCCCAGATACGCGTCGAGGCCGGCGGCGAGCTGCTCGCGCACCGGAACTCCCGGCACCGGCTGACTCATCCTCAGCATCCGCTCGCTCTCACGCTCGACGACCGCCGCGAAGAAGTCCCGCTTGGTCGGGAAGTAGTGGTAGAGCAGTCCGCGCGAGACCCCGGCGATCTCGGCGACCTGCTCGATCCACACGTCGTCGTACGGACTCTCCGAGAACAGCCGAGCCCCCACCGACAGCAGCTGCTCACGGCGCTCCTCGGTGCTGAGCCGGCGGCGAGTGCGCCCGCCCTGGTTCGGGGCCATACCCGCACTTTACTTGACGTCGGTTCAACAGCGGGATGACACTGAGGCCGCTCTATTGAATCCACGTACAACACCGCGCACCACACGCGCACAGCACGCTCAACATGCCGCTGCCGCAAGGGAGATCGCGTCATGACGGAGACGTCGACAGGGACCGGACTGCCGAGGGGATTCCGCGGCGCCGAGCAGGGCTGGCCGGAGCTGCGCCGCATTCCGCGTCCGCCGCGCCGGCTCCCCCTGCTCGGCGACGTGCTCGGCTCCAGTCGCCGCACGCCGTTGCAGGACACCCTCCGGTACGGCCGGCGGCTGGGGCCGATATTCCGGCGCAAGGCCTTCGGCAGGGAGTTCGTGTTCGTGTGGGGCGCCGATCTCGTCGCCGACCTGGCGGACGAGTCGCGCTTCGCCAAACATGTCGGCCTCGGGGTCGCCAATCTGCGGCCGGTCGCCGGGGACGGGCTGTTCACGGCGTACAACCACGAGCCCAACTGGCAGCTGGCGCACGACGTGCTGGCCCCGGGCTTCAGCCGGGAGGCGATGGAGGGCTACCACCCGATGATGCTGGCGGTGGCCGGGCGGCTCACCGACCACTGGGACCGCGAGCTGGCGGCGGGCCGGGCGGTGGACGTGCCCGGTGACATGACCAAGCTGACGCTGGAGACGATCGCGCGGACCGGGTTCGGCCACGACTTCGGTTCCTTCGAGCGCACCCGGCCGCACCCGTTCGTGACCGCGATGGTGGGCACGCTCACCTATGCGCAGCGGCTGAACGCGTTGCCCTTCCCGCGGCTGCTGCGCGCTGCCGCCCGCCGCAACGCGGTCGACATCGCCTACCTCAACCGCACCGTCGACGACCTGGTCCGCGCCCGGCGTACGGCGGGCGGGGACGGGGACCTGCTGGACCGGATGCTGGACACGGCCCATCCGGAGACCGGTGAGCGGCTGTCGGAGCGGAACGTCCGTCGGCAGGTCATCACCTTCCTGGTGGCGGGCCACGAGACCACCTCGGGCGCGCTGTCCTTCGCGCTGCACTACCTCGCCCGGCATCCCGACGTCGCCGCCCGCGCCCGCGCGGAGGTGGACCGTGTCTGGGGTGGATGGGGTGGAGCGGCGGTGCCGGGGTACGACCAGGTGGCCAGGCTTCGGTACGTCCGCCGGGTGCTGGACGAGTCGCTGCGACTGTGGCCCACCGCGCCCGCCTTCGCCCGGGAGGCCCGGCAGGACACGGTGCTGGCCGGGACGCACCCGATGCGCCGGGGCGCGTGGACGCTGGTGCTCACGCCGATGCTGCACCGCGACCCCGCGGTCTGGGGTGCCGACGCCGAACGGTTCGACCCGGACCGATTCGAGGCGCGGGCCGTACGGTCCCGTCCCCCGCACACCTTCAAGCCGTTCGGAACCGGGGCGCGGGCCTGCATCGGCCGCCAGTTCGCGCTGCACGAGGCCACGCTGGTGCTCGGCCTGCTGCTGCGCCGCTACGAGCTGCGGCCCGACCCCGCCTACCGGCTGCGGGTGACCGAGCGGCTGACGCTGATGCCGGAGGGTCTGCGGCTGCGTCTGGAGCGACGGACGGTCACCGGCACGGTCCCGCCCGCTCGGGACCCCGACGAGGCCGCGTCAGAGCTGCGCTGTCCAGTGCGCGGGGCGGGTGACTGACCCCGGCAGGCGGGTGCCCGCGCTGCCCCTGGCCGCGTTCAGCTGGGGCTGGGTGAGGAAGAACGCGCCGGTCAGGTCCGCGTCGGTGAGGTCGGTGTCGCGCAGATCGGCGCCGATCAGGTCCGCGCCGCGCAGATCGGCGCCGGTGAGGTCGGCGGCTATCAGGTAGGCGCCGCGGAGGTTGGCGCCCCGCAGGTCGGCGCCCTTGAGGCGGGCGCCGATCAGGTCCGCGCCCCGGCGGTTCTTCTTCTTGCCGCGGATGCCGGCCCGGGACAGCTCGCTGGTCTTCAGCAGGAGGACGTTGACCTCCTGCCGGTGGGCGGGCACGTCCAACGCGCCGAGTTCCTCGGGGGTTCCGCGGGTGAGCGCTTCGGTCCGCTCCAGAGCCCGGCGCAGGTCGGCGTGGAGGGGGCGGGCCGCCGGCAGGGTGAGCGCCTCGGTGAGG
The nucleotide sequence above comes from Streptomyces sp. NL15-2K. Encoded proteins:
- a CDS encoding erythromycin esterase family protein; protein product: MTWQRTGALLTLLLTPGTTAVAAGPATAATPSPTPAVVEALDRAAHPLRTVEPDGDSGDLRALDRMVGDADVVGLGEATHGSHDFFALKDRVFRHLVEEKGFRTFALEAPWSTGLRLDDYVVHGEGDPRRIMRDEFQRDYLWWNNTDYLRLVEWMRAYNVRHPDDPVRFMGDDIAWTGPEVYDAVTDYVAATHPESSARLAELYRGLPPTVPTGTYIERYLTKPYAERREMADRTGRALELLRSQAPGADREAYDRAVRNATAIDQTARQYAFDVADPTQVAEAMRYRDRTMAANVVRWQQETGTKVLLSAHNNHVGYVPEEPAENPEVQGAFLRDSLGAGYVSVGLTFHHGSFHATGQDGAAIRRWTLGPPGPGGNERTLDRVGHRDYILDLRSAGSPAREWLHRARPTRGIGTAYPDGPHDIALARSHDVLIHLHRVEAARLRDQ
- a CDS encoding aromatic acid exporter family protein, which translates into the protein MRDVREGTASLVRFVKRRRDPVVVQTLRSAAAATIAYVIALRLSPEAAPLTAPLTALLVVQVTLFATLTNGIRRVNAVVAGVLVAIAFSLLVGLTWWSLGLLIVASLVVGHLVRVDEYVPEVAISAMLVLGVTTHGDTAWARVLETLIGAVVGLGFNLLLAPPVWVEEAGESLEGLARRLRQLMLRIGEEAAGRTPVEQAAARLHEARRLDHDIVEVDAALKQAEDSLRLNPRVSEGLLHRVVLRTGLDTLEICTVVLRVLARTLTDLTKEREPEPLFAKETGAAVERLLSEIADAVVSFSVLVTTHVSLNADAAESRLAAELRAAVATRDRLAPLLREEAERETRNWHLLGAVLTEVNRILDELDTEHRSRRLLEELDRASGEQRARMPRLTRLRERMGVQERLWRNRTGLGGRSW
- a CDS encoding lactonase family protein, producing MGSGGWSRRRFVGALAGTAATAALPACGDAPSETEPPASEPGTSAPRATTSAPRATGKPSGPRPLYLGTYTSVEGGGTGIGLATYDAESGRITGGGTLTGVADPSYLALRPDGRTLYAVNEQDDGAVTAVRLSDRKILGSRSTGGGGPCHLSVHPGGRWLLSANYTSGSVAVHPIAASGALGERADLVTHSSPPPGPGQDGPHAHQFITSPDGGHVLAVDLGTDTVYTYRLDEKTGRLTEVAQAHTRPGAGPRHLTFHPGGRHAYLANEVDNTVAVCGYDPDTGRLGVGEAQSTGTGSGTSYPAQILVTSNGAYAYLANRGHNSITRYAVEADGARLRLLDTVPVAGDFPRQIAFSPDGSLLFAANQKSSTVSVFQVNTRSGELRLAGEPFASPVAVCALPL
- a CDS encoding DUF2470 domain-containing protein, whose translation is MGDSQSWTAAPSAAERARSVLAAAWSCAVTAEGGREEFVGAHTVAEDGRVLLHVPEDSTLLAAAICAPRGEPSGVLEFADAAPVPVRSRIRARLWMAGWFVPEDGHLAFRATRVVLRPPSGAVVVDLDEFAAAAPDPLATAEARLLTHLADCHADAVERLTRLVDADSLHGAVRVQPLAVDRHGLTLRIERARAHGDVRLAFHTPADDVAQLTERMHVLLTQAGAASCPRALQRQRTDGDG
- a CDS encoding TetR/AcrR family transcriptional regulator, which codes for MAPNQGGRTRRRLSTEERREQLLSVGARLFSESPYDDVWIEQVAEIAGVSRGLLYHYFPTKRDFFAAVVERESERMLRMSQPVPGVPVREQLAAGLDAYLGYVQAHAHGYRAFHRADAAGDQTVRRVYQRALAAQERQILAALAADPEFGSVSRARADLKLAVRGWLGFMTAVSLEWLRGSDLSREQVRDLCARALLGVISS
- a CDS encoding cytochrome P450, with the translated sequence MTETSTGTGLPRGFRGAEQGWPELRRIPRPPRRLPLLGDVLGSSRRTPLQDTLRYGRRLGPIFRRKAFGREFVFVWGADLVADLADESRFAKHVGLGVANLRPVAGDGLFTAYNHEPNWQLAHDVLAPGFSREAMEGYHPMMLAVAGRLTDHWDRELAAGRAVDVPGDMTKLTLETIARTGFGHDFGSFERTRPHPFVTAMVGTLTYAQRLNALPFPRLLRAAARRNAVDIAYLNRTVDDLVRARRTAGGDGDLLDRMLDTAHPETGERLSERNVRRQVITFLVAGHETTSGALSFALHYLARHPDVAARARAEVDRVWGGWGGAAVPGYDQVARLRYVRRVLDESLRLWPTAPAFAREARQDTVLAGTHPMRRGAWTLVLTPMLHRDPAVWGADAERFDPDRFEARAVRSRPPHTFKPFGTGARACIGRQFALHEATLVLGLLLRRYELRPDPAYRLRVTERLTLMPEGLRLRLERRTVTGTVPPARDPDEAASELRCPVRGAGD
- a CDS encoding pentapeptide repeat-containing protein, which encodes MPDQTVDRPDLRGDCEQCFGLCCVALPFAASADFAIDKQAGKPCPNLQGDHRCGIHARLRQKGFTGCTVYDCFGAGQKVSQVTFGGRDWRTGSREDARRMVDVFPVVRQLHELLWYLTEALTLPAARPLHADLRRALERTEALTRGTPEELGALDVPAHRQEVNVLLLKTSELSRAGIRGKKKNRRGADLIGARLKGADLRGANLRGAYLIAADLTGADLRGADLIGADLRDTDLTDADLTGAFFLTQPQLNAARGSAGTRLPGSVTRPAHWTAQL